Genomic window (Verrucomicrobiia bacterium):
GAGCAACAAAATCCGCGTCTCTCACGCCGCACGGTCTTGAAATGGTTCGCCTCGGCGGCAGCCGTGATGCAGGTGGGTGCGCTGGAGTCATTGAACTACGTCGCGAGTGCAGCGGAAGCAGGAAGGCCAGCGGCGAAGGGTTACGGGCAAGATCCGGATGTCTCGCAGTATTATAATCCCGGCGATTTCTGGCCGCTGACCTTCACGAAGGATGAGAAGGAAACGACGGCAGCTCTCGCCGACGTGATTCTCCCAGCGGATCAATACGGTCCGGCCGCCAGTACGGTGCGCGTGCCGGATTTCATGGATGAGTGGGTGAGTGCGCCGTATCCGGTGCAAGTGGCGGATCGCGCAATCATCATCCCCGGTTTGAAATGGCTCGCGGAAGAATCACAGAAGCGCTTCAAGAAATCCTTTGCCTCGCTCAACGACACGCAGAAGCGCGCGATCTGTGATGACATCTGCTGGCCTGCGGATGCGAAGG
Coding sequences:
- a CDS encoding gluconate 2-dehydrogenase subunit 3 family protein; protein product: MENSEQQNPRLSRRTVLKWFASAAAVMQVGALESLNYVASAAEAGRPAAKGYGQDPDVSQYYNPGDFWPLTFTKDEKETTAALADVILPADQYGPAASTVRVPDFMDEWVSAPYPVQVADRAIIIPGLKWLAEESQKRFKKSFASLNDTQKRAICDDICWPADAKAEFKKAAAFFVKFRDVAAGAYYGTPEGWKAVGYVGNEALMSFDGPPKEVLDRLGVTQTVK